The genomic region AATGGGGACCATAGTTCTGTGTAATATAGCAcattgaaacattttaatattgCTGTTTTATGTCCTTTGGAAGTTATTAGTTCCATTGAAagaccatatgctaaatcactcagttgtattaatttattttaaaaatgaaagtaaaaagagCATAGTGGGTCAGAAGATACTCATAGCAGTTTCCACACAGCCTCCTTCACATCCTTGTTCCTAAGGCAGTATATAATGGGATTAAGTAATGGAGTAATAATTGTGTAGACTACAGATACCAGTTTGTTATAGTTAAATGAATGAGCTCTGCTGGGTCTAGCATACATGAAAAGAGTAGCTGCATAAAATATAACAACTACTACTAGATGGGAAGCACAAGTAGAGAAGGCCTTTAGTCGACCCCTGGAGGTTGGAATGTGGAAGATAGTGATAAGAATACACGTGTAGGAGATGATTGTTAGTGAAAGTGGGACAAGAAGAATAAATAAAGCAAGGATAAAATCCACAAGCTCAGCCACTTTCATGTCTGAACAGGACAGGTTGAGTAACGGAGAAATATCACAGTAAAAGTGATTAATGAGACCAGAATGGCAAAAATGTAAACTTGAGATGTAGTAAATCTTAATCACAGATACAAGAAATCCAGTGAGCCAGGAGCCACAAGCTAAAAAGAAGCAGAGTTGCCAGCTCATTATGGTGACATAGTGCAAAGGGTGGCAGATGGCAACATAACGATCAAATGCCATAACAGCCAATAGAACACATTCTGTGCAGACCAATGAACTGAAGAAGTAAAGCTGTGACATGCAAGAAATGAAAGAAATGTGCCTGCTCTCCATCAGGAATATTGACAGCAGTTTAGGGACAGTGACATTAACATACCATAACTCCAGGAATGACAAGTTACCCAAGAAGAAATACATAGGTTTATGCAGCTTGGAGCTGCTCCAAATACTTCCAATTACAAACAAATTCTCTAAAAGGGTCAGTATATAAgctaagaaaaaaatgaaaaaaagtaggATCTGAACAGGCCATGAAGTTGGAAATCCTAAGAGAACAAAGCTGCCAATGATTGTGGTTATGTTTCCACCTTCTTCCATTATCCTCTTATATCAAGTCAAGTTATATCCTGTTATGTATAAAGAATGCATTTTACTGAAATGGGATTATAAAGTTTGCTTTAATTTACTAACAactatttattttgaaatttgtgTGGGCTTTATTGTACATACATAATTAAAGCTTGATCACAGTGaaagtaatttaaatacaaaaaggAACAGTGTATTGTAAATAGTTTACCCTTTAATGACATTACAATcatttgttataccagcagcagagaataaaatgtacaaaaaactgttcctttagctttaattttgtatatgaaattggtGGTTTTGTTAGTTTAAGCCACAATTAAAATTGGCTGATCTTGCAAGAGAATCAGATCTCTTTatcttatcactttctatacacacaaacccttccttatcttatttctgtctGTATATCAAAGCCaaatatttagagagaacaatttaaaatgaacatttaaaaTTATTTCTCTCCCAGCCCCtactgggagtttaatttcttctgcttgacTATATTTAAATAgcatttctatagccaatacttaagtatttaaGTTTTCAGTATAAAtggggataccacagacaaaaacagacaaaaaaatggtaaagaagatatttgtaaaaaaagaaaaagaaagaaagaatacaCACCAGTAGGTACATTGGAAAACTGGAAACAAATTAATGAGGAAACATTTACAGTAGTTTGTCCCTTTAGGGGCTGGTACTATGTCTGGTAGTTCTATAACATAAAATCAATTCAAAATCAAGGTATTGTGTGGCAGCTCTACATTGGATGTCTTTCTATACAGGTTTTCAAGGTAGAAAAATATGCCAGGGAAAAcataaaggcatatatatatatttatttagatgaaaTTTCACATTCTTAATAGTTGAGAGAGCCATGGAATTCTGGGTAATATGAAGAGTCTGGAGGAAAATTACTATAACAGAGGGGAATCAGAGCATAAACTCACTTGTAATGTTCTGTTCCTAAAGAACAGTGTTAGGGGGTCCTGGACTGGTTTTCTTTTACTTCTAATCTGATTTGAGAATGTGTAATTATGAAATGTATAGAATCCAATGTTCTGTTTGAGCAGGTGAAAGAGACATCACAGATTCATATATAGAAAGTAGAAAATGTACACTATAGACTTGGCCTCAATaacaatttctttattaaatgAAATGTGTGTCCAAtaagtgaatataaaaaaaatataaaaaaagcagaTAGTAGAATTAATATTAGATTACCACAAAGTACgtgaaaaaaagtgaaataaatggaTGTGAAAAAAGAATGATATGAAAAGGATTTAGCTGCAGAAAGCAGTGGGAATAAAGTATTACAACCAAGGCTTCACCTGATAACTGTGGAAAATTCTTTTCTTAGAAATGGTCTATTTAACAATATTTTGTTGGTTCAGGCATTATACCTgctttagtttatttgtatttaacaaatgtattgcccagattattttattttacagagcCAGACTAAGAAATGGCTTGGTTTGTCACATATTAGCAGCAATAAAAAATAACAGTTAATATCTGGTTATATTTATCActctacaaaaaaaataacacaaaaaaaatataatattacctGTACCAATTTATATGTCAGATATCACATCCTCCATTGCTTGAGCTTTAAAATAGCTATGAACACAATTTTGGCAACAGCTGAATATCTGCTACAATACCCTATGCAGCAGCACTATTTATTCCCAGTTACTTCTTGCGACAGTATGAGGTAAGTGAGCATTTATTGGATGCAAgttgctgttgttttgtttttgttttctctctccaaAGAATGGTGATGAATTTCTAACTTATGACACAGATTAATTCTGGAAGTTAGAAgtttgatttatttaaagggatattaaagtataAACATTCTGatcaaacatatttaaaaaaaaaaaattcctactaTGTATTTGAATGGCGTCAGAGTTGCAcaccagggggccgatttatcaagcgccgtatggagcttgatgcccctgtttctgcgcgagccttcaggctcgccggaaacagcagttataaagcagcggtttaaagaccgctgctccataactagtccatctgctctgaggccgcggacagaaatcaacacaatcgaatatgattgggttgattgacacccctgctagcagcaaatctgcagggggcggcattgcccgagcatttcacaagaactgctggtgcaatgattaatgccaacagcgtatgctgtgggcatttattgatgtgcaggggacatgataccctactttgtatcatgtccgcttgcactatgttaaatctaccccctggcCTGGTCCTTGTGTAGCACCAGAACAGGATGCAGCCAGtgattaaagggacgctgaacccaaattgttttctttcgtgattcagatagagcatgcaattttaagcaactttttaatttactcctattatcattttttcttcattctcttgctatctttatttgaaaaagaaggcatctaagcttttttttttggttcagattctggacagcatttttttattgttggatgaatttatccaccaatcagcaaggacaacccaggttgctcaccaaaaatgggccagcatctaaactaaaattcttgtatttaaaataaagatagcaagagaatgaagaaaatttgataataggagtaaattagaaagttgcttaaaatgtcatgctctatctgaatcatgaaagaaaaaatttgggttcagtgtccctttaaatcatatgtatctgCTCCTGATCAATTAATTGCCCATAGTCTTATCAGAAGTGATACTGGACCATACCAGGTGCATGACTTTGACAAACCAGAAGGCTAAACATATACAGGTGTATTCTAATTCTTTAGAAAATGTTACCAGTACATAAATACTTTAAAGTCTTAGGGAGTTTGTGTAGATACATCTTAAgaaaagctttttttaaataattataaaattggCTGTCATTTAAGCACAGTAACTGGGAAAACTGTCCATAAAGAGTTGAGCGGACATTAAACactaggggctgatttaacaaagtgcgatcggacatgatccgctgtagcggattatgtccgccacacatcaatagcagggggtgtcaatcaacccaattgtatgcgattaggtggattgatgtctgccgcctcagaggaggcgtacgagttaaggagcagcggtcttaagaccgctgcttcttaactcctgtttccggcgagcctgaaggcttgcacagaaacagttacattcaATCGCCCATATGAGATCTTagtattaaatgtttaattatgtgtagaacAATTTTGGAGTATAGTGTAGAATAAAGCgttattaaagggactttaagcccTGTGACTTTGACATTTCACATAGCCATTCCCTAAGCATCATGTCTGTCCCTAATTGCCCTCAGCAGAACAGATTAGATAAGGAAAACcgaggtttcaaca from Bombina bombina isolate aBomBom1 chromosome 2, aBomBom1.pri, whole genome shotgun sequence harbors:
- the LOC128647860 gene encoding olfactory receptor 6B1-like, producing MEEGGNITTIIGSFVLLGFPTSWPVQILLFFIFFLAYILTLLENLFVIGSIWSSSKLHKPMYFFLGNLSFLELWYVNVTVPKLLSIFLMESRHISFISCMSQLYFFSSLVCTECVLLAVMAFDRYVAICHPLHYVTIMSWQLCFFLACGSWLTGFLVSVIKIYYISSLHFCHSGLINHFYCDISPLLNLSCSDMKVAELVDFILALFILLVPLSLTIISYTCILITIFHIPTSRGRLKAFSTCASHLVVVVIFYAATLFMYARPSRAHSFNYNKLVSVVYTIITPLLNPIIYCLRNKDVKEAVWKLL